Within Bombus fervidus isolate BK054 chromosome 3, iyBomFerv1, whole genome shotgun sequence, the genomic segment GACATTTTTGTACATAGTGAATAAAAGTAGCGATAGTGAAACATAGATCAAGAATATATTGTGTGTATTTGCACATAAAAAAAACACGTAGCTAATACATCCTACGGAATTAACAACTTATCTACGAGCGAGAAGTGAAACGCAATGCGTCGTCAATACATGTATTACGATTAATTTGCAGTCGTTGAAAAAGAGCATACATTTTCTGACGAATCATAATTATCTGTAAAGAATATCTAAActcgtttatattttttgtaacgaGTATAACAGCTTTTGTGAGGGTTGCACTGTTTAAAGGAATTTGTTCAAAATTTTCGACGGATTATTCCGcgtaaaaaattctattatacagggtgtttcataaaatacataattgtaAGATTAATTCAATTATGAAGTAAAGAAAATGTCTGTGAATCCTGGTGATTCAGTCAAAAAAGTAGTTTACCGCTGTATCTGCGATATCATGTAACatttaattcaaatataattcaCGTTGTTTTTGCAATACTGTAATGTCACGATAATTGCCAGAAAATCAGGTGACACGGCCTGCAATTATCGTTTATTTACGGAACTTGACCCTAAGTATAGATACGGATGCGTTGTTTTGTCGAATGTAGAGGGCGATAATGCGAGtaacagaagaagaaaagaaaaaagaaagaaacatatCTATTGGTTCATGTTACATAATACTAGCGCTACGATGAAatacttttatctttaattttttatgaataaaactTATCGATTGTCAGGTTTTTCTGACTGAAATAAGATCAAATACGATACAATttgaaacatatttatttatttaatgacaTTAACTTATATTTTCTCGCGCATTAAATACctatataaaaaagattttaaaaaagattttaaaaaatcttataAATACGTTAgtaaaaattcgattttcaaAAAATCAGAAATTAACAATTGCCATTGTTAAATTAGTATTGTCTCGTGGATATTTGAATTCGGATCAAGTCATATTACACTTAGTCGCCCAACTTAGCGGTATATGTGTCATAGAGAACGCCAGGACCTGTTGAGGAGGGTTATCGCCCCCAGTAGTGGGGATGACTTTCATGCAATTGGGAGAAACATCGCGTCTGGTAATCATTAAAACGTTGCTATATATCGAATGAGACATTTTATAGCACACCCTGTACATAGAGACAGCAGGCTACAGGGTATAGTAGCACGATTATTAGCGTGCAGGATCACTTTAGTACAAATACTGTGAAGTTCTTGTACTGTCTTTCGTTTTGACCGAAAATCAGGTAATTTTTTAACGTATTCGAATTGTTCCTCGATATTTACGAAGGATTAAATGTActaatttaatctttttcaatttcatcaaAATTCATCGCAATTTTCATTGGTGAAttatctgtttttttttttttttaaagtatgtaattaatatcaatatgtATGTTATTTACATGTATAGTTCCGATTGATTTAGGATGTTGTAGCCTATAAGCGCTAATTAAGTGCAATATCCGCGGGAACAAACGTTTTCCTCATTAACTCGTTGATCTGTTAACGTACAATTACATGTATAACCTGAGCAAAGAAGAGAAGCAAAGAGCAAAAGAAAGAAGTAAGGGAATACAACAAAGTAATGCATGTATTGAAAAATAGATGTGTACGATGTGACAACTTATCATTGATGGTTGgagaattttttcaattttcttggaCAAATGATTTTAGTTAATGTTAatattcgattttttaattccttttaCTACGAAAACttacgatatttttcaaaatagaCAAAGATTTAAGTTTCTctacaaaattaattgtataataatttttctcattttatgATTAAATGGGAAGAGAGAATGATCTGTAAGTGTTCCATTGAAgcgagaaaatattatattacgacGCTAGAATTAAAACGAATACTATCTTCTTGTTTAGCATTTAAATAGACGCGAATGAATTTTAACGacaatgtacataatataatttttttgtttatttgtaCGAACGAGTGCTATCACTCATTTTTGCGTACTTGGCATTTAATAGAGTTGGAGATTCATGTTTTTAACTCGTACATGAACTAAATAACGAAAGATTTGCAAAAGGTTTGCAAATTTTTGTTCCTCTGTCTCCGTTTCTATAAATTAGACTAATAATGGAAATATCAATTCATAAAGTAATTGCATTGTAAAATAGTTGAATTGTAAAATGTACGTAGGAATCGAAATTTTTTTCCGAAATTTTTACATCGATGACATGAAATCTCAATGAAATccttttattagaaaataattgacTACTCGAGATAATCGACTAATTATTTCTGGCGAAAATTGAGCGCGTTTCGCTGTTTCCTGTTTTCGTTCCGAACGTCTGTACAAAACGATAGATGAATATAGAATGTTAAAGAAATGTTGATCGTAATGTACACTATCTTAAACATTGAtacttcgtaaaaaaaaaaaaaaaacgaaaaacagAATAAATAAGTGAGGTGTAAAAAAAGCAACTAGTTTAAAATCGGTACCGAATTTTATATGCAGAGAGTCGAGTTTTGATGTGTCAATGTTATTGTATAACGCCTTTAATAAATCACGTGAAGGAAGAATGAATGAAAAATCGTTTCTGGCCAGGCTTACGACTCTGTTCACGTAAGAAATCCGTTTTTTTAGATCTTTATTTATGTAgcgattttattgtataaaaaataaacttttttatttaagaaccACCATCTAACTCTTTCAGCAGGAAATATCTGTGCCCgcatattaatgaaattttgtcgTTTGCATACACGAAGAGCACGTTTTAACCACTATCACCTAATTGTAAGTGTTCAGTAGTTTCAGTACTATAGTCtgttcaaaattaatttaattactcaTGAGTCATTGAGTTCTCTTATTCCTCTCACGATCTTGTATATCGTTTACATACAACtttattgataaataatatttattagtttctATATTTGCGGCAGAATTGTATATATCTAAAAATCAAATCCCATGAAATTTGCTTTACACAATAAATTTTACCGTACGTTTTATCAAactgtttataaaatatattcgaaaCACAAAACATCGAGTCTTTcgtatctattttattttaattagacTATTCTATGCAAAAAgttagataataaaattataattatgatgGACAAACTATAGTACTCAACCAATTACTAATTACTAAATAAATCGCCACAATTACcccatttaataaattatcccCTCCTCCGCGTATAAAACACCATCGACGCTTTAAAAAAGAGTTCAAGAAATTGTGTTTTAAATGTCCACTTTCATCCATGTCACCTCTAATCTCAACTTCTAACATCGTTTCCCTTTTCGTTCCAGTAGTCTGTAAGCAGGTAGGCCCGAAGAGGTGTCGTCTGTTGCGTCAGCCCCGAGTGAAGAAGGAATCGAATCATTTGTCGCCAGACAGCGAGACATCTTCACCTCATATCGTCTCGTCTTCTATCTATATGACGGCGCCGACGTTGAACCTGCCACAGACGTCGAGGAGCTGGGAGGAAACGAGAATCTCGTCGCCACCGCAACCGATTCTGGTGAACCAGCCTAGTCTGTTGACGGTGACCACCTCGACGAACCTGTTGACCGTGCCTCAGCCATCCTATTTGATGAAACAACACTCTCATCCGCTCTTGTCTAGTCAGCAACAATCCAGCAGTGGGAATTACTGGATACACAGGCAACACTCGAACCCAGAGTTCCCCAGGAGGACCACCAGTCCATCGATCGTTGTGGAACCGGCGCCTGTTGTTAAAACGGAAGAGGAAATCAGAGAGGAACCAACTATCGCTACAACTACTACGGAGACTACCGCAGGGTCCACATCATCTGGCTTGAGGGTGAAAACCACGGAACTTAGGCGGAGTTCCTCATCTCCACAAGTATGGTATATTTATTAGTAGAATGCGGATGTTTATACACTTATGAAGGATTTAAAAGCGCACACATATAGAATGTTCAAAGTATAATACGTACTTGATACGTTGCTTAGCGAGCGGAACAAATTTCTCTGTAAATTAGATTTCCTTAGTTTTGCTTATAAAGCTATGAAGCATAAACATTGGCAGTTCAGTTGTTAGGTGATAGCATTAGGATTTAAGCGTTAGATGATACAGACGATCAATGATATTGTTGATATTTCAAGATTCTCAACGAAAATGTAGTTTGTCAATAAATATTGACGATATGTATCGAACCTCTCAATTGAGAAGCTTGAAAtattaacgatatatgttgATCGTTCGAGGGCATCCTAAGGTTGCGACGTTTAGGTAGAAAGAGTTTGGAAAAACTATGGCTTATTAAACGAAGAGAACTTGTATAAATAGTTTcaagaaagatattttatttatactgcgAAGTATTTTCCTAGAAGATACTTTGGTTACTTTTAGATGAAGATTtctaatgtttatttatttgtatttattttattctatttttgtcATATTAATGTATTGagttattgaaaaattggaCCTCCCTGGTACGTATATGTATGATTTATGGCTTAAGTGAAAAAAACTTTAGTtcaaatagaaattcttcatttACATGTTCCGAGGAGATGATTTTCATTGCGTTCCAGACGTCTATAGACAAAACGTTAGAGCAATTATGAACCTAATCgataaaaaagtataaatttgttaCAGACGACGGGCAGGGAGTCTCGAGAGAATACAGGAGACCTACGATACGGTCATTGTCCAGTGTTACGGCCAGGGCCAGCTCTGGGTTGCAAGCACTGCTGGAACACGATGGACTCCCACGGGAGGACGCTTCGAAGGAAAACGAAGTATCATTGTCCGGAATGTCGAGCCAACCTCTGCATCGTTCCCTGTTTCCAAGACTACCACGAGCAACGACGAGAGTTGAAGCTGAAACCTTTGCCGAAAACCAGTTCAGTTTAACGCGTTTACGTCTATAAATTCGGGTTTTCGAATCGTACACGTCAATTTTGAATGTGCGTCTTTTAACAAGAATCACAAATTGAATAAGAATTCTTCGATTTGTGATTCACAACCACCGAATTAAGTTTTGTCCCTTCGTCGAGGTTCCGTTATGTCATTGTATATATCGATACACTTCGTTTTACGATGTTTGTGAACCTTGACGATGGACGTACCATGGGAAGTTAACTATTGAAGGTTTGAAAGAACTTGAAAGACCTGGAATGACAAGTCATTTTTGTCCACTGTTTTGTGCATTATCGTTTGCCTTATCAGACGATATTTGAAGATGAAAGCAAAGAGgaagaattgaaaatgaaagttCCTAAGGATATTATTAGAACGACACGGGcagttgtaaaaaaaaaaaaaaaaaaaaaaagaggcgCAAAGGATCGAGAGTTTTGATAATCATTTGTGCTATTAGATATTAAAAGGACTGGGATGTTATTTAAGATTCCctgatttattttcaatttattttcaataggTAAAATAAGCTCTAATTCAATTTGTAagtgaaattgaatttatatttcttgttaCTGGCTTCAGAAATTTGatgcataattttatatacatgagaaatacatttattaatagTTCAATTGTTCTATCTAATctagaacaatttttatttctggtGATAGACATTTGAGGGAactaattttctaaaaaagaagaaagtccACGTTTCCTTATCAAtcatataattaaagaaactaTTTTTCCTGGGCAATTTGACACACAGGAAGATACGATGGAAGTCTTCACTAGGATAATGAAACATTAATTCTGAATTTTTGTGACTTGTTGCATACTAAGAACATACAAGGAAAAAATAGATTCTACTTGACATGTAGAAATAGTACTTAATCGACTTGCACTTAATTAAATCCAATTAACACGGATTAAACTGAGACTTGATCAGACCAACAGTTAAATATCCCATAAAGTccatttaattttaacttgAACACATCCCAATCCAACTCGAATACAAAGAACTTAACCGTGGGCTTATGGGATCCAGCAAAGAAAAACTCAAGCTTAACTCATTGAAGATCAAGCCAAGCTAcctgaattttaatttgagCTATCACAAACACCACGTGCAGCTCTACAAATCTCAACCCACACGGTTTATTCGATTCGACGTTAAGTCCCAAATCGTTTGAGATTTACCTAATTAATCCAAATCTAAATTTCTCCTTTAACAGACCAGAAAATTGACGATCGAAGTAGATCGTCATTTCGAAAGAACAACATCGTCCAATGATCGCTCCTGCAATGACGCACGTGTTGCGTCATCGAAAGACTCTATCTACTGGCAACGTTCGTCCACAGAtctcttaattaaaaattgtatagctCGTTTCACGACATGCGTCTAAGAATTTCCTCAGGAAGTAAACAGAGTGTGTTTGGACGGAAGATATCTGTGAGGCTTGAGCAGGAGACGCGGCTTTGACGACGCCGAGTGTCGCAAATATTAACACGAAGGGACGATAGTTTTACGTCCGGCAATTGAAACGAAGCCACGGTAGAATCCCATTAGAGCAGCATCCTGCTTTTTCTCCAAGAATATCCAGGTATTTTCCtatcctttttcttctcgtcTTTGTACTCTGTCGTACCTTCTTCATTGCATCAGAAATTGTCCTCTACTTTGTCTCGTGAGAAAGGGAAACGCCTGGGTATAATTGTgaattatacgttaaattataattgtgtAATTTATACCATATCGTGTATAATTAATCTAAGAGATGAGTTTCAAGGACAACAATTGTTTgctatttaattatacattaattgTCGTTCTTTTGTGAACTCGAGAGAAACCCGACGTCGTTCTCCTAGAACTTCTAAGTTGATTAGATGTGTACAGGCTGTTTCATATAAGCAGAACGAATCACATAGATTTTTCGAAGGGAGAGGAAATATTGCGAAGTAAGAATCGAACGACTATATAATAACTTATATAAAGTTCTGGTTATCTGAAACACTCTGTATCTTTGCATAAATACTCACTGCTGTAGCCTGTTTATGAGCAACCGGTTACTCAAGGCCGTCTGACCATGTCGaatattcaattaaatatacaattaattaattgtattgcctcctttttatttaaaaaacgagagaaaaagagcaaATTTTGGAACAAAATAGACATTTGTATAATCATTtggatatacatatacatacaaatataaatgttatatatatatatataatttacaatacaaATACTTATAAAAACAAGTAAGTAAAAAACAAGTACTTAAAAAAGGTaagcaaataaaaatacagataCCATTTGCTTactctatttaaaaattatacactgattttaataaaaattgtatgcgGTAATGACTATGGGACCTGAATAGATAAACAGGCTACAGCTTGTTTCTaccaattaatttattcgtggTCGTGTAAATAACTTGATGGCTTAACTGTACATATGTACTTCTATCGACTTCCGGTTCCAAGGGAACTTTATACATTGATATTCGCGAAACAGTCGGATCTGATCGTTTTGATATTAAAGGGAGCTCTGCGTGCTGGCTACCGTGTCGCAGATCTCCAACGAGCCTTCGTTTCCAGTGAAACGTGTATTTTCTGCATTTATTCGAAGAACTTTTTGTAGGATAACAAAACGGAAGAATCGATTGGTTGCTTCGACAAAGAGCAACGGAATCTTCGTATTCGTCGAGAGAAATCGAAAAACGCGAGAGGAAGAAACAAAGAGTATAGTTTTCTACGAACGAAGGAGAGTAAGGAATCGTGTCTTTAAAACCTTTTAACCTTtgctgaaaatgaaatattttgcagCCGTTTGCAGAAGTTCTATTATATTagatacatataatatgtatagagatatatttgttacaaaatGAAAGACGCGGCACGTGACTTTGTGTTGTCGCGAAAGAAACGTGCATAAAACGTGAGTGTGCGCGTGTGTGTGCATCGTATGCAATTTTGTCCGGaaaaacgaatattttcaGTTCGATGTACGAGAATGAGTGCGTTAAGTTTGTTTTAAGAAAGACACTGTAATATAAATTGGAGAACGGATATCCAGGAAATATTTCGTTCTTCCGTTTGGAAGaatcttttttgttttcaatGGATACACCCTGTCGCTTGTTAAGACAGAAAGAAAGAGCTTGGTACAagagaaaatgtatttttcagcCTGTTTAAGGATGCGTTACGATATTCTACGTTCTGCAATCACAAAGATGTCTCGCGCACTatacaaagtaaaatataagaCGTCAGAGAATGTAGCATACgtgcaatatattttttttcggCATCACGAGTATATTATGCGCAGTTGTATCGAttaagtatattttatgtaaaactaGCGACGTAAGTTCGtaagttaaaataaaaacaatgtgATCCAACATGGCTGTATTGACAGTTATGGAAACGTATCGCCGTCTTTTCTGTTTATTTCGAAGATATGATCGTGATACGATTTCGAGACAGGATTAAGTTCTggtatcttttttattgttttatctgGATGCAGATTAAACGAATAGATTTGCATATGTATGTTTATTAATGGATCTTTAATGGACTTCTTTGTACCACTTCCAAGGAAATGAATTCACTTTCACGACTGTCGAGATTATACAAAGATCAGTCAGGAATTTGCTTCGTTGCACGAGTTAAAGCTTAAAGTTCTAAGATTACCGAGCATTCGAAACTTGGAAAACTCCCTGGAAGTTTTCGCAAAGTACCCAAGATCACGaaacacaaatttttcaaattgcacAATTTCGACCAAACGTTTGGAAAAAACGTAACACAATCGCACACTTGTCCATTTTCATCCTTCTCCGAATTGAAGATCGACTTACTTCCAAGACACCAAGCATTcaaaaattcaagaaaatcGAGTCTCCATAGGAGTCTagaaaattctacaaattctTAAGACTGTCAAACATAAGTTTCCTAAAATTGCAACTTTCACTATACTTTCGTCCAATAACCACGTACTCGTACATTAACGCAACGTGTGATCTGAAGCCACCGTTGATCGTGTTCTCGTCTTGTAAACCAGTAGCCAcctttttacaaaaatcttATTCAAACTCAAGGCTACCAAACGTAAATTCTCCGAAGCTGCAACTATCTACTCAAATTAAATGTCACGGTGGTCATCGATGACGCACGCGTTACTAGCAACAAGTCTCTTACGACGATGAAAATTAGGCAGATTTCACCGACtaaaaaatttctgaaaaCGAATGGCTCAATAAAAACACAATAAAACGTAAACATAACACAATACAATGTTTTGCAAAATCGAATGTCACGGTGCGATATATTTCGATCTGTCGCGGTTCCCGGgctaaaatatatcaaatttacGTGACAATGAACGCGTTAATACGCGAGTTTCATCTTGCACAAACGCGTTAGTTTTCTTTCCTGCGATATCGTGTCGCTGATACATCAATAACTATGCGAAGGGACATTTTTTCCATGGGCTGGTCCGCAGGGTCAGCCAGTTCGTTTCTTCCCTCGCAAGCTGACGCCAGAGGAGAGACTCCCTAAAGCGTAACACGACGGAAGAGAGGACCGTCATCTTGGATCCCCCAAAAGCCACGGTGATATTGTACGTGCAGCCGCTACCCTGTCGACAGCTGGCTCCCTCGTCCCGTTTCCTACAGCAAAGGATATAACGGCACGTTTCGATCCTGCTTCGGACGAAAAGTCACGGATTAATCGTTTTGCACCCTTCGCTCGCGTCGACCTTGCAGCGAGCCGAACCTTGGGGCCGAACCTGATCTCGTTAGGGTGACGTTTAAATCACATTATGCAGACTGATCGGTTTACCAGTCGGTGGAACAGAGATATCATCGGATCAAGATGCTTGTCTAATGTGTTTAGATTTATTGTTCATTTGTTGGTTGATAGGTTTTGAATCTTTTGGACGTTTTGGTAGAGGTGGATGATCTTTTAAATTGATCATGTGTATAGAATGTTACAGAAGATTGGTCTATCGGTTGAAAAAGAGCGACTACATTAAGACGTTTCTTTCTGTGTTGAGATTTAGATATTGGTATatgatataggtatccattttattcattttattccaCATTGTCATTGTGTTATTACGTTTTATTACTAACCGCGAGAAGTTGTTTTTCTAttgtcatttgtcgtcaaaaagTAACATTTATTTCTCTTAATCGATTAGCCTCGTAGCTTTCTTTGTTAGAGCAATTCCATTACATTTGTATCTATCAGCCACTTAACGCAACGTTTCTATATCCACATATGATATTTATCTACTAATGAATAgcgtcgttttttttttttcggacACTTCTataactatttttaatttaatttatttaatttgattaatttaattattcatcaaaatttcatacatttaCTGAGGTACATTCTTAGGAATTTTAATGactctttataaaatattaggttgtgcCAGaagattctttcgttttgtaaggAGATAATAAATGCCCagcatttttcgttttatattattttatcgaattacgtataatccattttattcagataaataacaaaacatGTCGTGCacctattatttccttacaaaacgaaagaaccTTTTGGGACAACCTGAGATCTAAATCAAAGTCTCTCCTTCACTTTGCACTACATATTTCTTCACACTAGTTTCATTCcaattgttacaaattttacgCTTTAGTCGTCGATAATTCTAACGTTAACTGAATATGAACAAGAAGGTGAAACCTCTCGATCATCGTCTACCTTGGCACAGAATCATTTAGAAGCAGGTGTAAGATCAATCGAACACAATGCAGATCCACGAACACTTAACGAATCTTAATTTCATCTGTTCTCCCAATGGTCGTCCATCAATTTGCGATTGTCCCCAAAATTTGGACAAAAATCACTCGTTCGGTAATCCCGGATTATTCAACGAGATAGTTTCGGTTTCAGTGGAAGAGAATTGAGTTTGAGAACCGTCGTGGGGTGCTATGAACGCGCATGTCACACTCGCGGGGGTGGAATAGCAAGTGTACCGAGGGCGGAGCCATAAAACAAGCCTCATGGCTACGCGTTCCCTCtttcgtcgttcctcgaacgATAACCTTTAACCTTATCCCGGTCGACCGTTAAGTTCGGCTGAACCTTCCGTAGCGATGAAAGTTCATTCTACTTGAAGGTTTCGTGTGCACGCGCTCAGGGATTAATCTGTTAATGGCCGATGTTATGTTAACGCAACATTTCACTTGCAGtttctgattttttttttttttttttagttaatttatgttactgaattttattttattttaatattgagGTTGTAAGAGGACATTTTAAggatttgattaattttcttcgtttcggaTACTCTTTTTCTTCTGCGTAACGCAGGAAGAGTAACAGTAATCGTCCCAACATTAATAGTAAGAgaaaaattagtattttttttatattggaTTGGTAAGAGGCTTTCGTAAGGATTTGATTaatgtttttttgttttggaTATTTACTCAGCGTAACGCGAGAAGAAGGATATTGTTGATCTGTCTTTTTTATATTGGGGTTGCAAGAAAAAATCGTCGATTAACGTCTTCTATTTCGGACTGTTGTTTAGTGCAGCGCAATGAGAAGAACATTACCAGATTTCCTTTTCCAACGTTAAGCTTGCAAGAATACAAAGGAtttgcataatatttttaatttttaatttttcgtttaataaaataatcataataagAGAAACATAAATCGCCAAAGAAGAGTTACCAAAATA encodes:
- the Btbvii gene encoding BTB-protein-VII isoform X1, translated to MSMQQFCLRWNNHQPNFISVFSNLLNNETLVDVTLAAEGRHLQAHKVVLSACSTYFQSLFTVNPCQHPIVILKDVKFSDLKIMVDFMYYGEVNISQDQLPSIIKTAESLKIKGLAEMHSASLTKWPSGSSEPGGGDRGESCSPSPSPLSPSFRRKRLRKSSTGSTSGSGEKPEEMNEITLVATNIVKPEPLIVSQEGSESLRRPVNTSTESQGSIDEDQISIMSNMENSSATTPAQSDGSIQDVSQQSGGNVAQSTVSSQPPAHQVVCKQVGPKRCRLLRQPRVKKESNHLSPDSETSSPHIVSSSIYMTAPTLNLPQTSRSWEETRISSPPQPILVNQPSLLTVTTSTNLLTVPQPSYLMKQHSHPLLSSQQQSSSGNYWIHRQHSNPEFPRRTTSPSIVVEPAPVVKTEEEIREEPTIATTTTETTAGSTSSGLRVKTTELRRSSSSPQTTGRESRENTGDLRYGHCPVLRPGPALGCKHCWNTMDSHGRTLRRKTKYHCPECRANLCIVPCFQDYHEQRRELKLKPLPKTSSV
- the Btbvii gene encoding BTB-protein-VII isoform X2 gives rise to the protein MSMQQFCLRWNNHQPNFISVFSNLLNNETLVDVTLAAEGRHLQAHKVVLSACSTYFQSLFTVNPCQHPIVILKDVKFSDLKIMVDFMYYGEVNISQDQLPSIIKTAESLKIKGLAEMHSASLTKWPSGSSEPGGGDRGESCSPSPSPLSPSFRRKRLRKSSTGSTSGSGEKPEEMNEITLVATNIVKPEPLIVSQEGSESLRRPVNTSTESQGSIDEDQISIMSNMENSSATTPAQSDGSIQDVSQQSGGNVAQSTVSSQPPAHQVCKQVGPKRCRLLRQPRVKKESNHLSPDSETSSPHIVSSSIYMTAPTLNLPQTSRSWEETRISSPPQPILVNQPSLLTVTTSTNLLTVPQPSYLMKQHSHPLLSSQQQSSSGNYWIHRQHSNPEFPRRTTSPSIVVEPAPVVKTEEEIREEPTIATTTTETTAGSTSSGLRVKTTELRRSSSSPQTTGRESRENTGDLRYGHCPVLRPGPALGCKHCWNTMDSHGRTLRRKTKYHCPECRANLCIVPCFQDYHEQRRELKLKPLPKTSSV